CAGATCGAagtttgctctgataccaaaattgACCCAGGACAACCAgaacaaaactaaaacaatgataaaataaagggatatgACCTAGAAGTCAGCAACTAGgccttgcttggagtcagcaccaagtgGGAAAACCACTAAGAGTCAGTACTTAGGGTAGacctggagtcagcaccaaaccaaagaaagaccaaacggccatttttttcattcattaaaatatcaactatctcctcaaggagtacaatgggttgcttataaaggattgctaaaccctagttctaattggctaggaaaccttaattgccttattacaaaaataaccttgcttccaaattaaaatactaatagcccaATAAACTATtaggacctaaaacataaaaatacaattgacttgtaaacataaataatattaaataataattttcttgcatctccCGCATCAATTTACTAAGGAAAATAGATATTATATGGGCCCAAAATGCAGATGGGACCCCAGCAACTTTCTAGAGTTATACTAGTATAAGCATGCTCAAACAAATTCAAGACTACAAATGAAGGGGATTGATCAAGTGCAAATGTGGAAGATTACTCTAAACCCAAATGAGAAATCCTATTGTTGGTGGAGGGCAAAAGGAAGAAACAGGCAAACCAAGGGGTAAAAGATTTTCTGCAAGACTAATTGGGAAACAAATTATTTGCAGGATGCTATAGCAGAGTATTTGGTAGCAAGCTTCAAGAATCATAGCACTCAAAGAAGCTTTGAAGAAAGGAGCTAAGATAGGTTACAGAAATCTGATTATGTTGACACAACAATTTAATGAATGTTGCATAGATGAGGGAAGCGGTTGTGAGGCTGCTGTTAAGTGAATTTGTTGTTTGATGGGTCTTAGGTGGATCATTTTTTGCATATTGGGTGTAAACGGATTGTTGAAGATGGTTTTATCATATCAATTAGGGAAATAGTTCAGCTTTTTGCCTCTCCTTGGGATTTGATTTTCTGTAAATGCAAAGGCATTTTTTATCTTGGTAGTTTAGATGTTGGAAAGGTTCTGCTTCCCCTAGGGATTTGATGCTTGGGATTGGTGCTCATTGGACTACCATTTAATCTTCCTCAAGTGGGGGTAAAAGTAATAGTATCATGGATTAATGGCAAAAAACATGTCAGTTTTTTCTTACTTGTATGCCAACTTGGAGAGGTAGGTAATGGTTCCAGAGTTTGGTTGCTTTGTTTAAGCACACACTGGGAATTTGGACAGGGATTTCCTGCCAAGAGGGGTGCTATCAGGATAAAGCATTATGGTGGGACTATCATTTGCATATGTGTATTTTTGCCATTTTTCATGTTCTCTTTGTTATCTTCTCTTTCTTGAGCTACTCTCATCTATTTGTTTTCTCATGTTGACATTTAAAtctttgaaattatttatttatttttgctcaTGAGCACTGATATGCTTGATTGTATTTTGCAGGGGTCTATGAGATATCATCAGAAGAGTGACTTGATAGATAGAGGACAACGTGAGTATGCTTTTTAATTTGTAGGCGTATCTTTCTTTCACAAGTATATTCTCTTTTTTGAGACTCGTTGCATTCTTCAAAGATTTCATAAATTCATTCTCTttccaaatcaaaccaaagcCCAAAATTTGTTCAAAGGGGTATGGTCGCCACCAAAATGGCCAAGGTCCACTTTTAGTTCTTTGGGCCTCTAGTAGCGGGCTTTGGGTCTTTCATTGAATGGAAGACAAAAAATAGGGTATTCCGGCTATTGCTGTTGCCGCCTACCACTAAGGGAAATTTTGgaataaaacttattttaaaaaaaatttaggcttGATTGAtcttgtaaggacacaatttgcacccaaacccacaGTGAGAAAAGAATAGGCCCAAAAGCctaatgcaataaaatttgtagagagtgagtttgaaatctagattttaaTGATGTTAGATAACTAGAATGATAGGCTCGATCACAACATTACACATAAAgaactgtttatatgaaagaaatttGTCTTCGAGCACAAGCCGatgataatttatattatttctttcaaaGATAGACTACAACTAAGGATGATGATGTATACAGTgttatctctctatttttctctctcctttctctgAGCGTCTTCCTCTTACTTTTATATCATCTCCCACCAATGGATCAGATTCTTGATTTAGAGACTTGTCCCATCTCCCTCCCCTCAAGTTTTTGAAGGTAACTGTAAGGCTGAACCCAGATGCACAGGcctcattttcccattaatgcggtcagagaaGCAGTTACAGAGTATTCAATGTAGTAGCGGCGGTAgcaactttattaaaaatatcccactgtccttcttcttatcttctacGTATATCATGCTTATCCTTACTTATAGGATCTTCTAAAATAGTGTTTGCAGAGGTCAACCAGCCTTTCTTCTGCCTTGGTTTTAGATAGCCAATGACATATCTCTCCTCGGACCATTCTCTTAGATATGCTTGACCAGATATCAGTTCTTTACCTTTTAGCATTGCTTCGTGGGATGACATTTacacatcctcggaccattcagtGTCATCAAATTGGGCCTTTAGATAGCCCAATTAATACCTTTGGACCAAACCAACATATATCCCGGGGCCTATTGACCCTACagatccaattaaattcaatttcttaaataaaaataatcaactTTATAAAATTTGGACTAATTTTTGTTACGAATGCCTTAGCTTTCAATTTTGTAGGATttgggcccaaaaaaaaatagttatcaaTCTTATAATAAAATCTCTCTATCTTTACTTCAAATTTCTCAATGGCATAGGCCACCCCAAAGCGACAAGGGATGAAATTGAAGGCATTATTGTAAAGGTATTATCCACGTCGAATATAACAACATTATCCTCCTTGGAATTATTTTGAAGTGGAAATTTCAGGTTTGGGAGGGAGAGGAGTGTTTGGGCATTGCTTGGCTTCATTATGGGTTGCATGCTATGAAAGATAAAGCAATAGGAGATCACAAATTCAAATCCATTATTaaagtcatttattttttaatctcgAAAAGTCTTTATCGTCATTCATGGGTAATGACTTTCTGGTATATTAGGTGTATCCACTATCCAGTCTCTGTTTACATACATTATTTTTGTACTAGtttaattgatatatatatatatatatatatatatatatatatatatatatatatatatatatagtttttacaTGACAAAAAAGACATTTAGAATGGTCTTGTTGCCTCCTCAATATTTAGACAAGGTTGTTCAATTCCATTGGTTAGCtttacacccccccccccccaaaaaaaaactgagaatGGGCAGTAAGTAAACCTATTAAAATTGGACTTGGACTTGTTAACTTGCTTGAacatagaattaaaaaaaaaatatgcacaGATAGaagaattttataataaaaggaTCGAACTAATATAAACTCGTGAAAAAATGTGTCAACTCGTACTTGGGACAGTAGAATGATAGGTTGGGTCATGTttaccctttttctttcttgcttttcattctgaatataattatttttgtaaaacaaAAACTCTCATCATCTTCAATCTGAATTTTAAGGTGAAATTTAATCTATCAATagaaaaattatagatataaaatttaatgtttAGCCCTCTTGCGTTGTTTACTAAATTTTATGACACAATTCTatattatacattaaaaaacttATGACATTACCCTCTAAGTTGAGGTGaaattattaaatatgaaatattttcaacattgaatctactattatcattGTGTAGTACTTCTTAGGTttagatattttctttttacaatttACTTAAACTTTTTTGCTTAacatgttatattttattttcaaaactccatatatttagttaattttagatttattttaatttaatttcatattttacaCACAACAAGTGATCTAATAATAGGATATTGGGTCACTTGAAATCTATGTAACAAATTTGCTAAGACCATGATTTTTAAAACAACTTATCTGCATGGCAAACTGTGCGTAGTATAGTAAAAATGGTGGATCCATATGGATTTACAACTTCACCACTTAAAACTTATTGTGTGGACAAGTTgtggtaaagtttttttttttttttgatgagcaAGTTCTGGTAAAGTTATGTTAAAAGTTGTGGCATGTGATGTTTCTACAACTTTTAGTTAATAGTATCCACATTGAGGGAGTGGCatgaaaagattaaaatatttatacatTTACTCTTTTTACAATCcagaatttaatttgaaatcacCTAAATTATATGGAATTATGTAGTTTATCAAGTTCTTTAATGAAGGGTAGCCATTTGGCATAAAGACAATGTGGGTATTTGGTCATGACCATGATTTTTAagaccaaaattttattatattgtacaTGATTTTTCATCATTCCACCAGCTTCACGGTTGATCTCTCGTGTATTACATTTGTTCTTTCAGTGTGTGAAATCTGAAGCAGCATCCTGTTCCTTTACCTCTCTTTGAGAAAAGATAACCGTGACTTCTATTTTAAGTACAATCGAACAAAACTTTTATTGTAAAAGAGCTTATGCCAAACTTAATAATGAAAAAAGTGTAACATGCGTCTCCTTTCTTTAGGAAATGCTGCTGTAAACCATGCCCGTTGGTAGTAGTGGTGTGGACTGTGgagtaaaaaatttatcatataaggactcaaattaaaatgtgatagattatatatttttatttctttatataatatatatatatatatatagtataaaaaGTATGGAGATAGTTCAagatataaatgaaatattttacaaatcAACAGATGTTGAACAAAAAGCGTTTATCAATCTTAATAAATATGTGCTAAGATGTATTGTTAATCAATTATTATGATGTTACTAAGTAGgcataaaaggaaataaaaattttaaaaattgctaAATTAAATATCTCCAATTAAACTTGTAATTAACACTCTTTTAGAGAATTAAAATAATCAAGTATCAATATACATGTTAAGagttttgtagctcaattggcacctcttggcattttgaattgaaatgtCTATGATCCAAGTTTATCCCCCATCATAActattaaatttatcaaaaaaatagagTATCAAATATGTATATAAAGTGTTTAACAATTTTCTTTATGTAAACAACTaaattatttacaataaaaCTTGTCCATGGAGATCCTTAAGATGTtcttagaaaaatgaagtttCACAAAGTGTATATCCGTAGGTGTTATGTTTTCTAAATTGCGGcatctttattttaaataaagtattaATAGTTCTTAATTTGCACATgcttaaattataaaagttaaattaaaatatggataaaaaatagcaaaacatCCAAATTCTTGGTAAAATTACTTGCATGGAATTAACTATCCTTAGTAAAGATAAAAGACAActttctttgtattttatttgtCAATGCGatcatgtgtttgaatttaatcaaAGAACTTCACATACTatgcctaattttttttctcataaaaaaaaaaaaaaaaaaaaagtcaagctTAGTTGTGGCTGATTtcgaattttgatttttttttaaatatttttctccAATTGGCTTCTTTTCTTAATTGATGAGGCTTCTCCACATCTTGTAGGCCTCTAGGTTTGAGTTAGGTTCAACCCACTTAAGTTAGAGTCTATCCATAATCCATATCCCTTAGATAAAACCCATTAGCATGTAAAgcttttttttacctataaaaaaaagataattcatAATTAGTCACgaaataacataaaagtaaaaCTAAATGTGCAAATATGAGTgtactttattttatatattgtatgcaCATTAGTGGGGCATGGCCACTTGGTCCCTTAGCCACTAGTCCAAAGGAGGAAACATAACTACAAATAAAAGTGTATGTATatcaaatattaataacaaCCAGCCGGCTgtataaaaatgaagatacaaCCACTAGTTTATGAAAAAGTTTAAAGATACACACTTTGTCATAACTTGCACATGCATTAAGTGGTGATTGGATAGACATTCACAAAAATATTCTGACATAGAGTAGATACTTTTCACCTGGCTACCAATGATGAAACCCATATATAAGTGTTATAATCCAATTTTATGTTGATATATGTGTAAGTTGTCGCAAAATGTATAACTCTCTAGACAAAATGTTAGTTTATTAGAAAGTGCACAATTTCAAATTCGTAAATCAAATAACAAGCTCGTTATGTAAAAGGTGAGAAAATAGCTTTTTTCGTTCTCATGCACAGCTTCAACGAACTTGAGTCGTTAAAGAAATTATTAGTGCACAAAAGTGTGTGCAGTTGATTCCAGACTTGGTATATGAATAAAGTTAAGACCAAATGCTTCAAGCTAACGTTTCCATGTTAACTTGGCCTATATAAAGCTTAGTATTTGATCAATAGGTTAATCATACCAATAAGTTACCTTGTTTTTGTAAACACTCACCAAGGCCGGAATGGAGCACGTAATTTCCGTGGAGGAGTTCCATTCGAGAAAAGAAGCTGGTGAATCAAGCAGAGACAATGATCATCCTGTTATTGTCGCTGAAGAAACCCATAAGCTGACTATTACAATCCAGAGAGGCAGTACCAGTTCCaaggaagagaagtttaagaAATTAAAGGAGGCGGAAGCCAAAGTGCAACTAGGAAAAACACCAAAGATACGACAGGTTGTGTTAATGCattataataaaagtaaaatagtCCTTTTATTAATTTAGTGCTATtcgtgtttctcaaaaaaaaaacaaaagtccTATTCGGCTATTCATTTCATATCCCATTAAGTCAGAATAGttgttacaaaatatttatttccacTAGTTATGATTTATTTCTCCATTCTCTAgtgatttaattccttatttgtaactaagtattttaactatatataaaaaaattctatacgCTTTTTACGATGTGTATATACAtagtagggctgtccacggaTAAACTTGGATTTACGTATAAGGTGTATGCTTGGGTATGATGGGATAAACTTCCTTGTGCTGAGAGCAAAAACAAGAAATAGAAATGTGTGATGATCGATGATAATACCTTGTGCCTTAAACCTTTCTTTGAAACCACAGTGAGTTCATCACTGCAGCAAATATTCAATGAGGTTCATTGGAGTGTGCAAGAGATTCTAGTTTGTGTAGATAAGGAGTTCATGAAGGAAATCACCATTGAATGATTCTAGAGGGTCTTGGGGCCTGTGTGGTAAGAAGGCCAATGAAGCATTTGCAGAGGTTAAAATTAAGAGTCTAGTTATACAAATTTTCGCAAGTCGACAGTTGTAACCGTTTTTTTATAGTAGATTTTCTAAGGGATTTGGTCTTAAATTGTTTTTCCACTAAAGatgttttcattgattttctgctttattattaaatttgtttgtgcttttactaattttattattattgttattgttgccttagatttaatattttgatattgtGGTTAATAGATTTGCCTATGTATGGAATTATTAATAAACTTGTTGAATTAATCTATTCATTTGGCTGCATAGAACACAAAGGTGTTAACCAAGATTTTTCAAGGAAATACATATTGTGGGCAACAAATTACTTCTTTAGTGGATGTTGTATGCTAAAATTAATAAGTTACTGTACTTGTTACATTGGTTGAGTCTTGAGACATatgataaatatttaatttgtgatgtaaaagccaaaaaagaccaaaatattcATAGTACTTTGTCAAACTAGCTATATGCACACGATACTTTTatcttattattataaattattttatatataacattgCAATGCGTtgaaaaaacatattatttattgtcaatttattatattttgttccTGTTATCGATTATGTTAATTTATAAATTGCGGAACCATCAGGTTTTAATGCTGCGAGGTCACAAGCATTACCGAAAGTATTGTGAGCCAAGAGTGGTATCACTCGGTCCTATCCATCATGGTAAGCCTCCATATCAGCTAACAGAGGAGTACAAGCTTATGTTGGCAGACAAATTCATTGGAAAAACCGGCAGGACTGTTGAAGAATTGTTTGGTATTATTGAGGATAATATCAAAGAACTGAGGGAGTACTATGATGAGAAAGTGACACAGAAATATAGTGATGAGGACCTTGCTTGGATGTTTTTTGTGGACGGCTGTGCAACATTGCAGTTCATAGACTTGGTTGCTCGTGAGAAGgtcaaagatttcaaaattaaagacGATCAAGTGGCCTTTGTGCAACAAGATTTGTTCTTGTTGGAGAATCAACTTCCTTATCAACTCCTCGactatttaatgaaaaatattaaggagaaaaatagtaaaaaggAGGAAAAGTTGAGAAAATCGATccaaaaattcatcaatatgCACAGCATGCATCTTCTTGATACAGTACCCCCAAATGATGAAAATCCCAtccatcttcttgatcttctgcGGAAAAGACTTCTAGGCCTTGATGGCATCAAAGACAAAACTGCTCAGAATAAAGAAACTGGCAAGGAAGATTGGCATTCATTTCGTAATGTGCAGGAGCTTAGAGAGGCAGGAATCCATTTGAAGTCCAGCCCAAGTCGTTGCTTGGGAGAGATACAATTCACCAAAAAATGGAATTTCTACCCTGGAATCCTTCAGCTTCCTCGAATAACAGTGGATGACTCAACTGGGCCTATGTTCTTCAACTTGATAGCCTACGAGATGTGTCCTGATTTCGAAAATGACTTTGGGATCACCTCTTACATATCCTTCCTTGATTCACTTATTGATGATCCCAAAGACGTTATTGACCTCAGGAAAGCAGGCATACTCCGCAACCTCCTCGGGAGCGACGAAGAAGTGGCTCAGGTCTTCAATGAGATAGGCACCGACTTGGTGCCTAACCCcgtaatatatataaaagtcaaACATGATATCCAAGCGTACTTCGACAAGAAGTCAATGACCTGGATATCTCAAGTCCTTCATACACATTTCAGTAGCCCCTGGACGGTCATTGCTTTCCTTGCCGCATTCTTTGTACTTGGTCTCACTGTCGTACAAACGGTCTACTCTGTCTTGGCatattataaaaagtaaaaagaaacacCGCCCCTAATATAAATAACCATAACCACACTGATTCTATGTCTTTTCAGATTGTTGTTCAATAAAAGTACCTGTAAGAGTTCTGTACCTGTCAGGATTTCACATAGGCCTCTCTGCCTCTGGTACATCCTATATGGCTATGTCATTCCGtttgtttactttctttttgtCCAACTCCCATGTTCGTTTAAATAAGTCAGTGTGAACAATGCACTTGATTCTTAATTTGATGTAATGTGTGTTTGAGATAAAAACATGATATTTATCTGCCAGAATTTTATGTGCGAGGAGGATTGAGCGTGttattatgtaataaaatttgaagatgAATAATTGATACAATATATTACCCTATTCTATGATTTAGTTTTGTAGTTAAACTGTTAAAGCATGAACTTTCATATAAGGTGTATGCTTGGGTATGAATTTATATGTCAAGTTGTTACCATGGACGAAAATAGGGTGAAATCATTCACAAGTTGTTACCATCCATTTGTTGGAGAATTTACTCAATCCTACATGTGGTCCTCCTAACCAACACAAATAATTGTGGTTCTACTTACTGTCTGAAAACTCTGAACTCTTTAAAATCAGGTgttgataaaaacaaaaaaaaaaacaaaaattggtaAGGGAACCACGTTGTTAAATGCTAACCCTAGTACActtggaaaattttctttaaaatattaatattccTTATCTATTATCCACTCTCCTATAAGTAATTCAGTTAATTCTTGTAGTTTCAATTGCATGCTCAACAGAACATGAATAATATGTTACCCtagaattaatataataaaaagggaaaaagtattttctctgtttgattttttgggtagTTCACAATTCgctcattaaattttaaaattgagcaattcccccccccccctcccccctcctcCCCACTAAGTATTGGAAACTAACAAATACTCCCTTGCCATtaaattatcatttaaattctaattgaatcTTTTATTGCCTAATCCTAGAAGGTTGGAAAGAGTAAGTgttataagttttgaagggaagtcCCAATAAACAATAATAGTAGCTCTAATTGTCTCAAGGTAGTGAAATTCTTCGTCACATAAGTAGTGACCTACATGAAAGGTATATGACAACCCCATTACTTTTGTCATGGACCCAATTTGATTTCTAAAACATTCTATAACATAATATCTAAAATAAACCCCCATAAAtattaaaatctcaaaaatactGTGccaaaaaaaatggcaaattttAGGATAAACTTTCAAAGTGTGGTAAATAGTGACATGCTAAATCTTGGAAGAAgataattaaaagtttttttaagggaaaaactGTTACATATGATGTATTTGGGCAATGTGTATTTGCACAAATGTATGCAATATAAACACTAGcctttttgttttaaacaaTTGTGATGTTAGTTTTGGTTAAAAAGTGTCTTGAATGCTTCCACCACGTCTaacttttccatttttttttttggtgtcaaagttttttttcttgtgtaGGATTGTTTTTCGGATTTTTCTCAGGAGGCAAAGCAATTAAGGGGTTTTATATATGGTACTCATTAATTTTTTGAGGAGGAGTAACCCCTGACTTTGCCTCTACCAACAAGTATCCCATTTTTACTACGTGTCCAAATCGTGTGGCTCCTAAGCACTAAAGCCGAGCATTATCCGAATCTTATAGATATGCCCAAAACTAAATTATAATCCCCATACAAATATATGTCAGATGATCGTTTATTCATGGGTCAAAAAGGTTTAtgccaatataaataaatggttTATGCCATTCCGGTGGAAAAAGTGTACGGTgacaaatagaaataaaaataataatacactGATGCTGACGTAGCTGCCaagtagtattaaaaaaaaaaaaaaaatttaaaaagcatAGTGGATCACCAAATAGCATGCTTTAGAAAAGGATGCGTTGCATAATTCATCTAGCTATAAGACATTCTCCTGCGCTACTGGCCCTATAGTATGGCGTTATGAGAGACTTAAAAACTTTAAGGACATATAAAAAATCCTCAGCATAAATTACTACAAAAAGCTTCAGAAACTTATTCTAATTTCTAAGCTGGAATTTCAAGCTTTA
This genomic stretch from Castanea sativa cultivar Marrone di Chiusa Pesio chromosome 9, ASM4071231v1 harbors:
- the LOC142608597 gene encoding UPF0481 protein At3g47200-like, which gives rise to MEHVISVEEFHSRKEAGESSRDNDHPVIVAEETHKLTITIQRGSTSSKEEKFKKLKEAEAKVQLGKTPKIRQVLMLRGHKHYRKYCEPRVVSLGPIHHGKPPYQLTEEYKLMLADKFIGKTGRTVEELFGIIEDNIKELREYYDEKVTQKYSDEDLAWMFFVDGCATLQFIDLVAREKVKDFKIKDDQVAFVQQDLFLLENQLPYQLLDYLMKNIKEKNSKKEEKLRKSIQKFINMHSMHLLDTVPPNDENPIHLLDLLRKRLLGLDGIKDKTAQNKETGKEDWHSFRNVQELREAGIHLKSSPSRCLGEIQFTKKWNFYPGILQLPRITVDDSTGPMFFNLIAYEMCPDFENDFGITSYISFLDSLIDDPKDVIDLRKAGILRNLLGSDEEVAQVFNEIGTDLVPNPVIYIKVKHDIQAYFDKKSMTWISQVLHTHFSSPWTVIAFLAAFFVLGLTVVQTVYSVLAYYKK